A window of the Equus przewalskii isolate Varuska chromosome 10, EquPr2, whole genome shotgun sequence genome harbors these coding sequences:
- the RCVRN gene encoding recoverin — translation MGNSKSGALSKEILEELQLNTKFTEEELCAWYQSFLKECPSGLITRQEFQSIYSKFFPEADPKAYAQHVFRSFDANSDGTLDFKEYVIALHMTTAGKTNQKLEWAFSLYDVDGNGTISKNEVLEIIMAIFKMINPEDLKNLPDDENTPEKRAEKIWGFFGKKDDDKLTEKEFIEGTLANKEILRLIQFEPQKVKEKIKEKKH, via the exons ATGGGGAACAGCAAAAGCGGGGCCCTGTCCAAGGAGATCCTGGAGGAGCTGCAGCTGAACACCAAGTTCACGGAGGAGGAGCTGTGTGCCTGGTACCAGTCCTTCCTGAAGGAGTGCCCCAGCGGCCTCATCACCCGGCAGGAGTTCCAGAGCATCTACTCCAAGTTCTTCCCCGAGGCCGACCCCAAGGCCTACGCCCAGCACGTGTTCCGCAGCTTTGACGCCAACAGCGATGGCACCCTGGACTTCAAGGAGTACGTCATCGCCCTGCACATGACCACTGCGGGCAAGACCAACCAGAAGCTGGAGTGGGCCTTCTCCCTCTACGACGTGGATGGCAACGGCACCATCAGCAAGAATGAAGTGCTGGAGATCATCATG GCGATTTTCAAAATGATCAATCCTGAGGACTTGAAGAACCTTCCAGATGATGAAAATACCCCGGAGAAGCGAGCTGAGAAGATCTGGGggttctttggaaagaaagaTGATG ATAAACTTACAGAGAAAGAGTTCATCGAGGGAACGCTGGCCAATAAGGAAATCCTGCGACTGATCCAATTTGAGCCtcaaaaagtgaaggaaaagataaaggagaagaaacactGA